From a single Shewanella donghaensis genomic region:
- the mutL gene encoding DNA mismatch repair endonuclease MutL has protein sequence MTIQILPPQLANQIAAGEVVERPASVVKELVENSLDAGATRVDIDIDKGGSKLIRIRDNGKGVSKDELALALSRHATSKVHSLDDLEAILSFGFRGEALASISSVSRLSLTSKPAEQTEAWQANAAGSQMDVKITPAAHPKGTTIEVVDLFFNTPARRRFLKSDKTEFTHIDEWLKRIAIARTDVHFTLTHNGKLVRQYRTANTEIQYKQRLGQICGRAFAEHALSLECQHDGLILSGYLQSPNDLQVTDSCYFYVNGRLVRDRLVNHAVRQAFEQFQIQHQPGYVLMLEIDPHQVDVNVHPAKHEVRFHQSRLVHDFILQALQSVLAQLPELGLEIPTSSKPIIDQGSSIPNDESDWQDNEHHVSQGSNPAHQPREHSISQFGNMSVPAQGYQYKNSDNTGNHSVIGGYGNERNVDNVEITPTAIANYGQLLQTQAEKTSLTQINEANLSAQITMPSILGGRYWVIVKASEILLLDISQVATLTSKNEIIAKLATGVVGQPLLMPVSIQADVDWKTILDEREQLLRRMGLTLSIRYQQLIIKNVPPYLRDSQLAVLIPELLNWIKLETPTDEALALWMATQQAQNFSAAVDVWQQYSQLSDEQQQSLLSGSKSLPWQKWLEEN, from the coding sequence ATGACTATTCAAATCTTACCGCCACAACTTGCTAACCAAATCGCTGCAGGCGAAGTGGTCGAGCGCCCTGCATCTGTCGTTAAGGAGCTGGTTGAAAATAGTTTGGATGCTGGTGCAACGCGGGTTGATATCGACATCGATAAAGGTGGCAGTAAGCTCATAAGAATTAGAGATAACGGCAAGGGAGTCTCTAAGGATGAATTAGCGTTAGCTCTTTCTCGCCATGCAACCTCTAAAGTGCATTCTCTTGATGATTTAGAAGCGATATTAAGTTTTGGTTTTAGAGGAGAAGCGCTAGCCAGTATTAGTTCTGTCTCTCGTTTAAGTCTCACTAGTAAACCTGCAGAACAAACTGAAGCTTGGCAAGCCAATGCTGCCGGCTCACAAATGGACGTGAAAATCACCCCAGCTGCGCATCCTAAAGGCACAACAATTGAAGTTGTCGACTTGTTTTTTAATACGCCAGCAAGGCGCCGTTTTTTAAAAAGTGATAAAACCGAATTTACTCATATTGATGAGTGGTTAAAGCGTATTGCAATCGCGCGTACGGATGTACATTTTACGTTAACGCATAACGGAAAGTTAGTAAGACAGTACCGTACAGCTAATACCGAAATACAGTATAAACAACGATTAGGACAGATATGTGGTCGTGCATTTGCCGAACATGCATTAAGCCTAGAGTGTCAGCATGATGGGCTAATTTTATCGGGTTACCTCCAATCGCCCAATGACTTGCAAGTTACCGATAGCTGCTATTTTTACGTTAATGGTCGTTTAGTGAGAGACAGATTGGTCAATCATGCTGTTAGACAAGCATTTGAGCAGTTTCAAATACAGCATCAGCCTGGCTATGTATTAATGCTCGAGATAGATCCGCATCAAGTTGATGTTAATGTGCACCCAGCAAAGCACGAAGTGCGTTTTCATCAAAGCCGCTTAGTGCATGATTTCATTTTGCAGGCGCTGCAATCTGTTTTAGCTCAGTTGCCAGAGTTAGGACTGGAAATCCCAACGTCTTCTAAACCAATTATTGATCAAGGTTCATCGATCCCGAACGATGAAAGTGACTGGCAGGATAATGAACACCATGTCAGTCAAGGAAGTAACCCAGCTCATCAACCAAGAGAACATTCCATTAGCCAATTTGGCAATATGTCAGTGCCGGCGCAGGGATATCAATATAAGAATAGTGATAACACTGGGAATCATAGTGTTATTGGTGGGTATGGGAATGAGCGAAATGTCGATAATGTTGAGATAACGCCAACAGCCATCGCAAATTATGGACAACTACTTCAAACTCAAGCTGAAAAAACTTCATTAACGCAAATTAATGAAGCTAATCTCTCCGCACAAATTACAATGCCATCAATATTAGGTGGTCGCTATTGGGTGATAGTAAAAGCGAGTGAGATATTATTATTAGATATTTCTCAAGTGGCTACTTTAACGAGTAAAAATGAGATTATAGCTAAGCTTGCTACAGGTGTTGTTGGTCAACCGCTACTCATGCCTGTTTCGATTCAGGCTGATGTAGATTGGAAAACAATACTCGACGAAAGAGAGCAACTGCTACGAAGAATGGGTTTAACCTTATCGATTCGTTATCAACAGTTGATAATTAAGAATGTGCCCCCATATCTGAGAGATAGCCAATTGGCAGTGTTAATTCCAGAATTACTCAACTGGATAAAATTAGAAACACCGACAGATGAAGCATTAGCTTTATGGATGGCAACTCAGCAAGCACAAAATTTTTCAGCTGCAGTTGATGTTTGGCAACAATATAGTCAATTAAGTGATGAACAGCAGCAGAGTTTGCTGTCAGGGTCAAAATCATTACCATGGCAAAAATGGTTAGAAGAGAATTAA
- a CDS encoding N-acetylmuramoyl-L-alanine amidase produces MQVTAANKLDSVRIWDAPDSTRVVFDLSSAPEYSYFTLTNPQRLVIDLKDATTKVKLTDIAKDSKLIGKIRLSTPPKKGTLRLVLELGSPAKANLFSLTPTAPYGNRLVLDLDNTDGKSSAKKAVVKTTKRAADVVVAIDAGHGGEDPGSIGPKGTFEKKVVLEISKRLARKINETPGMKAVMTRTGDYFVNLNQRSDLARNSRADLLISVHADAFTSPQPKGASVWVLSKRRANTEIGRVFEDKEKHSELLGGVGDIIQNSDSEQYLVMTLIDMSMDNAMAESHNIATDVLSGLGKVTKLHKSKPESASFAVLKSTDIPSILVETGFISNPQEEKLLLSGNHQQKLANAIHKGVVRYFEENPPSGTTFSKQSNVKHTVRSGESLSVLAQRYKVSVASIKKTNNLKSDVLRIGQKLVIPRA; encoded by the coding sequence ATGCAGGTCACAGCAGCAAATAAGCTCGACAGTGTACGAATTTGGGATGCTCCGGATTCCACCCGAGTTGTATTTGATCTATCTTCAGCCCCTGAATACAGTTATTTCACGCTCACTAACCCTCAGCGTCTGGTGATTGACTTAAAAGATGCCACAACGAAAGTGAAACTTACGGATATTGCCAAAGACAGTAAGTTGATTGGTAAAATACGCCTTAGCACGCCACCTAAGAAAGGCACTTTAAGGCTTGTTTTGGAACTTGGTTCTCCAGCAAAAGCGAATTTGTTCTCACTTACGCCTACAGCCCCTTATGGCAATAGATTAGTGCTAGATTTAGATAACACTGACGGGAAGAGTTCAGCTAAAAAAGCGGTAGTTAAAACCACAAAACGTGCTGCTGATGTCGTGGTAGCTATCGATGCCGGTCATGGTGGAGAAGATCCTGGTTCCATTGGTCCAAAAGGCACCTTTGAGAAAAAAGTGGTGCTAGAAATTTCAAAGCGCCTTGCCCGCAAGATAAACGAAACGCCAGGTATGAAGGCGGTGATGACTCGCACTGGGGATTACTTTGTTAACTTAAACCAGCGCTCAGACCTTGCCCGCAATAGTCGAGCAGACTTGTTGATATCAGTACATGCAGATGCCTTTACTTCGCCACAGCCTAAAGGCGCATCGGTGTGGGTATTATCAAAACGCCGAGCCAATACAGAAATTGGCCGTGTATTTGAGGATAAAGAAAAGCACTCTGAATTATTAGGGGGTGTTGGGGACATTATTCAAAACTCTGATAGCGAACAGTACTTAGTGATGACATTGATAGACATGTCGATGGATAATGCTATGGCTGAAAGTCATAATATTGCTACTGACGTATTATCTGGTTTAGGTAAAGTCACCAAACTACATAAAAGCAAACCTGAATCGGCGAGCTTTGCAGTATTGAAATCTACCGATATTCCGTCAATTTTGGTTGAAACAGGCTTTATTTCAAATCCCCAAGAAGAGAAATTGTTGTTGAGCGGTAATCATCAGCAAAAATTAGCCAATGCTATTCACAAAGGTGTGGTCAGGTATTTTGAAGAAAACCCGCCATCAGGTACGACTTTTTCAAAGCAAAGCAATGTTAAGCATACTGTCAGAAGCGGAGAGTCTTTGTCCGTGCTTGCACAGCGATACAAAGTGAGTGTTGCTAGCATTAAGAAAACCAATAATCTTAAATCAGATGTATTAAGGATTGGCCAAAAGCTAGTCATTCCAAGAGCGTAA
- the tsaE gene encoding tRNA (adenosine(37)-N6)-threonylcarbamoyltransferase complex ATPase subunit type 1 TsaE: MTSLIKNLQDEQATIELGVELSLRVSAPLVIYLTGDLGAGKTTLSRGLIQGLGHDGNVKSPTYTLVEPYELKDMQIYHFDLYRLLDPEELEYMGIRDYFTDNTISIIEWPDRGHGLIPQPDITIHLNYVDEHRHVEVTGLTDLGREIVGKLDK; the protein is encoded by the coding sequence ATGACTTCTTTAATTAAAAACCTCCAAGATGAGCAAGCGACAATTGAACTTGGTGTTGAATTGTCTTTGCGAGTGTCTGCTCCTTTAGTTATTTATTTAACTGGCGATCTTGGTGCAGGAAAAACCACATTAAGCCGCGGATTAATTCAAGGTTTAGGTCATGATGGAAATGTAAAAAGTCCAACATATACGCTAGTCGAGCCTTATGAGTTAAAAGATATGCAAATTTATCATTTTGATTTATACCGGTTATTAGATCCTGAAGAGCTTGAATACATGGGGATCCGTGATTATTTTACAGATAATACGATTAGCATTATTGAATGGCCTGATAGAGGGCACGGGTTAATTCCTCAGCCTGATATCACTATTCATCTCAACTATGTCGATGAACACAGACATGTTGAAGTCACTGGTCTAACAGATTTAGGCCGTGAAATTGTTGGTAAATTAGATAAGTAA
- a CDS encoding ferritin family protein: MRIQQLSEVLEFIAKSRLDMGQLYGRLNRNADSTRVKMMLEYLQQHQQHVHDSIENYIDEAPKRMLETWYKDITFEDFEKRCQDSTLPANMNEDDVLELHLDLENRLIAFLEKTANSTAVTEIKDALLDLVRVEKTQQKRMVHSALRMEDI, encoded by the coding sequence ATGCGTATCCAACAATTAAGTGAAGTGCTTGAGTTTATTGCCAAGTCACGCTTAGACATGGGTCAACTTTATGGCCGATTAAACCGCAATGCAGATTCTACAAGAGTAAAAATGATGTTGGAATATCTGCAACAGCACCAACAACATGTGCACGATAGTATTGAAAACTATATCGATGAAGCACCAAAGCGAATGCTCGAAACTTGGTATAAAGATATTACGTTCGAAGATTTTGAAAAACGCTGCCAGGATTCGACGTTACCAGCCAATATGAATGAAGATGATGTGTTAGAGCTGCATCTAGATTTAGAAAACCGTTTAATTGCTTTTCTAGAAAAGACAGCAAACAGCACTGCAGTGACAGAAATTAAAGATGCCCTGCTGGATTTGGTGCGAGTTGAAAAAACACAACAAAAACGTATGGTGCATAGTGCACTTCGTATGGAAGATATCTAA
- the orn gene encoding oligoribonuclease translates to MAINSNNLIWVDLEMTGLEPSVDRVIEIATIVTDQELNVLAQGPVIAIHQSDEVLAGMDDWNQTHHGQSGLIDRVKASVLTEEDAIRQTISFLEQYVPKGASPMCGNTIGQDRRFLNKYMLELEEFFHYRNIDVSTIKELTRRWKPEVMDGLTKKNTHQALEDIKESIEELQFYRREVFKI, encoded by the coding sequence ATGGCTATAAATTCAAACAATCTTATTTGGGTTGATTTAGAAATGACGGGTTTAGAGCCCAGTGTTGATCGCGTGATCGAAATTGCCACCATAGTGACGGACCAAGAACTTAATGTGTTAGCGCAAGGCCCTGTTATTGCTATTCACCAATCTGATGAAGTGTTAGCAGGCATGGATGATTGGAATCAAACCCATCATGGTCAATCCGGTTTAATTGACCGCGTAAAGGCCAGTGTCCTTACTGAAGAAGATGCCATTAGACAGACGATTAGCTTTTTAGAGCAGTATGTTCCTAAAGGTGCATCGCCAATGTGTGGTAATACTATTGGACAAGATCGCCGTTTTTTAAATAAATACATGCTGGAATTAGAAGAATTCTTCCATTATCGCAATATTGATGTCAGTACGATAAAAGAGCTTACACGTCGCTGGAAACCAGAAGTGATGGACGGGCTTACTAAAAAGAATACGCACCAAGCTTTAGAAGATATCAAAGAATCTATCGAAGAATTGCAGTTTTATCGTCGAGAAGTATTTAAAATTTAA
- the rsgA gene encoding small ribosomal subunit biogenesis GTPase RsgA produces MSKKKPLSQSQKRRMRDNQSKRLKRKDTEDSATELQDSLLGSEQQGIVISRFGQHADIETEDGTVARCNIRRNITSLVTGDKVLVRLATETNRGIGGIVEAVHPRISSLTRPDLYDGVKIIAANIDQILIVSSILPSFTTQIIDRYLVASEDTDIPPVIILNKMDLLTDENREEVEVALERYRQIGYPVYMVSSHTGEGVDQIKALLSDKISVFAGQSGVGKSSLINALMPDAELAIGDVSNNSGLGQHTTTTAKLLHFESGGDLIDSPGVREFALWHLPAPRVGWCFIEFRDYIGTCKFRDCKHGDDPGCALQEALADGKITQDRFSNYQRIIASLDEQRHARHFRAIDE; encoded by the coding sequence GTGAGTAAAAAGAAACCACTTAGCCAAAGCCAAAAGCGCAGAATGCGCGACAATCAAAGTAAGCGTTTAAAGCGTAAAGACACTGAAGATTCAGCTACTGAATTACAGGATAGTCTACTGGGGTCTGAACAACAGGGAATCGTCATTTCTCGTTTTGGACAACACGCTGATATCGAAACTGAAGATGGTACTGTCGCACGTTGTAACATTCGCCGAAACATTACTAGTTTAGTGACTGGTGATAAAGTATTAGTGCGACTTGCCACTGAAACCAACCGTGGCATTGGCGGCATTGTTGAAGCAGTTCATCCGAGAATATCTTCATTAACGCGTCCAGATTTATACGACGGGGTTAAAATCATTGCGGCAAATATTGATCAGATACTCATTGTATCGTCAATATTACCAAGTTTTACCACCCAAATTATTGACCGTTACTTAGTGGCTTCAGAAGACACCGATATCCCACCTGTGATTATCCTTAATAAAATGGATCTGCTCACTGATGAAAACCGTGAAGAAGTCGAAGTGGCTCTTGAGCGTTATCGCCAAATAGGTTACCCCGTGTATATGGTAAGTAGTCATACTGGCGAAGGTGTTGATCAGATTAAAGCGTTACTGTCTGATAAAATCAGCGTGTTTGCAGGACAATCTGGTGTCGGTAAATCGTCACTGATTAATGCATTAATGCCTGATGCAGAACTGGCTATTGGCGACGTGTCTAATAACTCAGGGCTTGGCCAGCACACCACGACTACGGCAAAGCTATTGCATTTTGAAAGTGGTGGAGACTTAATTGATTCTCCTGGTGTGCGTGAATTTGCCCTTTGGCATTTACCTGCGCCGCGTGTCGGTTGGTGTTTTATCGAGTTTAGAGATTATATTGGAACCTGTAAGTTTCGAGATTGTAAACACGGCGACGATCCCGGCTGCGCCTTGCAAGAAGCATTAGCAGATGGGAAAATAACCCAAGATAGATTCAGTAATTACCAACGCATTATTGCCAGTCTCGATGAACAAAGACATGCTCGCCATTTCAGAGCCATCGACGAATAA
- the asd gene encoding archaetidylserine decarboxylase (Phosphatidylserine decarboxylase is synthesized as a single chain precursor. Generation of the pyruvoyl active site from a Ser is coupled to cleavage of a Gly-Ser bond between the larger (beta) and smaller (alpha chains). It is an integral membrane protein.): protein MDSVKIALQYIMPKHFLSRLVGKLAASEAGAITTAGIKWFIKQYKIDMSEAAQSEPEAYKTFNAFFTRALKPGLRPIVEDAKTMAHPVDGAVSQCGPVEAGKIVQAKGHDYTTLALLGGQIKDAERFNDGDFATIYLAPKDYHRIHMPITGTLSKMTYIPGDLFSVNPLTAQNVPGLFARNERVVAIFETEVGPLAMVLVGATIVASIETVWAGTVTPPCGKQVFTWDYPTEGAEALTLEKGAEMGRFKLGSTVVMLFAQDAIESFAEGVEPTQTTRMGQAFAHLN, encoded by the coding sequence TTGGATTCTGTTAAAATTGCTTTGCAATACATTATGCCTAAACATTTTCTTTCACGTCTTGTGGGTAAGCTTGCAGCTTCCGAAGCTGGCGCGATTACGACTGCTGGTATTAAATGGTTTATTAAGCAATACAAAATTGACATGTCAGAAGCGGCTCAAAGTGAGCCTGAAGCCTACAAAACGTTTAATGCATTTTTTACTCGCGCTTTAAAGCCGGGTTTACGTCCTATTGTTGAAGATGCAAAAACAATGGCTCATCCTGTTGATGGCGCAGTTAGCCAGTGTGGACCAGTTGAAGCGGGTAAAATTGTTCAAGCTAAAGGGCATGATTACACCACATTAGCGCTTTTAGGTGGCCAGATTAAAGATGCTGAACGCTTTAACGATGGTGACTTTGCAACGATTTATTTAGCACCAAAAGATTATCACCGTATTCACATGCCAATCACCGGCACATTGTCAAAAATGACCTATATTCCTGGTGATTTGTTTTCGGTTAACCCATTAACAGCCCAAAACGTTCCAGGGTTATTTGCTCGTAACGAACGCGTTGTCGCTATTTTTGAAACCGAAGTAGGCCCGCTAGCAATGGTATTAGTAGGCGCGACGATTGTGGCAAGCATTGAAACAGTGTGGGCGGGCACGGTCACGCCACCATGTGGCAAGCAAGTGTTTACTTGGGATTACCCAACTGAAGGTGCTGAAGCACTGACATTAGAAAAAGGCGCAGAAATGGGCCGCTTTAAGCTAGGTTCTACTGTCGTCATGCTATTTGCTCAAGATGCCATAGAAAGTTTTGCAGAAGGCGTTGAGCCAACACAAACAACTCGCATGGGTCAGGCATTTGCTCATTTAAACTAA
- a CDS encoding DMT family transporter, with the protein MMPTGALQGTNPNSGLIQLHIAVLLFGGTALFSKIIPLSPLDITVLRCVIAFFVLGCIVKLSKQNLQLQQIKHYFVALGLGILVSLHWVTYFASMQLSSVAIGMIAFFTYPVMTVLVEPLINKTKLELADVLSGLAVLTGVILLIPEANLDNDVTLGIATGILSAALFTGRNLLHKRYFSLYSGPQAMFYQTLVAVLILSPWLEVEIQTINIEVWTSIVILGIFFTAAPHALFASALRQLSAKTVGLVSCLQPFYGTVLALLLLNEQVNLNTFIGGSIILITAIFETQKNHKNHKNHKKNKA; encoded by the coding sequence ATGATGCCAACAGGCGCTTTACAAGGAACTAATCCAAACTCCGGGTTAATTCAGCTGCATATCGCAGTACTACTGTTTGGTGGTACTGCATTATTTTCTAAAATTATCCCCCTAAGTCCACTTGATATCACCGTGTTACGCTGCGTTATTGCCTTTTTTGTTCTTGGCTGCATCGTCAAATTAAGTAAACAAAATCTCCAACTACAACAAATCAAACACTACTTTGTCGCGCTTGGACTGGGAATTTTGGTGAGCTTACATTGGGTGACCTATTTTGCCTCTATGCAACTCTCATCAGTCGCCATCGGCATGATTGCGTTTTTCACCTACCCTGTAATGACAGTTCTTGTTGAGCCGCTAATCAATAAAACAAAGTTAGAACTCGCAGATGTCTTATCTGGTTTAGCGGTACTCACAGGGGTTATTTTACTTATCCCCGAAGCTAACCTTGATAATGATGTCACCCTAGGAATTGCTACAGGCATACTCTCAGCCGCCTTATTCACTGGGAGGAACTTACTCCATAAACGCTACTTTTCACTCTACAGCGGCCCTCAGGCAATGTTCTATCAAACATTGGTAGCGGTGCTGATACTGAGCCCTTGGTTAGAGGTAGAGATTCAAACCATCAATATTGAGGTGTGGACTTCAATTGTCATTTTAGGCATATTTTTTACTGCTGCCCCACACGCCTTATTTGCTTCTGCATTACGTCAACTAAGTGCGAAAACGGTTGGCTTAGTCTCATGCTTGCAACCCTTTTATGGCACTGTGTTAGCCCTGCTATTGCTAAACGAGCAAGTTAATTTGAATACGTTTATCGGCGGGAGCATTATCTTGATCACAGCAATTTTCGAAACTCAGAAAAATCATAAAAATCATAAAAATCATAAAAAAAATAAAGCGTAA